In Malania oleifera isolate guangnan ecotype guangnan chromosome 8, ASM2987363v1, whole genome shotgun sequence, a single window of DNA contains:
- the LOC131161992 gene encoding receptor protein-tyrosine kinase CEPR2, whose protein sequence is MIILPFPMYPMTTRSFPSLHFRTATLLFCFCCCFCFFPPSHPLREETQALLAFKNHLNDPYNVLDSWKSDSESPCKFLGISCDSISGLVTGISLGNKSLSGEISPSISALRSLRSLVMPSNSISGSLPAKLRSCDNLRVLNLSMNAMSGSLPDLSALTNLEVLDLSLNNFSGKFPAWVGNLTQLVTLDIGQSGYEESEIPDGLGNLQNLTELNFRSSHLRGEIPEAIFELKALQTLDLSDNKISGKLPKSISNLRNLSKIELFDNNLTGEIPAGLAGLTLLREIDLSRNNMYGKLPEEIGNLENLAVFQLYQNNFSGELPSGFGNLQHLIGFSIYKNSFSGQFPANFGRFSPLVSIDISENQFSGRFPKFLCESNKLQYFLALGNNFSGELPGSYAYCKSVVRFRINKNNLSGKIPDGVWALPNAQIIDFSDNAFSGEMSPSVGISATLNTLFLDNNQFSGALPKELGNLAMLEKLDFSNNRFSGSIPYEFGALKHLTSLHLEENSLTGSIPAKLGQCNRLVDLNLAGNSLSGKIPASISEMSALNSLNLSGNKITGSIPENLAQLKLSSIDLSENQLLGRVPYDLLAMGGVQAFLGNRGLCIDLNSRTPTNPMMKICNGKHGHQRVVEDKLVLFCIILSALVVILAASLFMSCRRFKMSETFLENDMEGEKEIDLKLKLQCFHQVELEADEICNLEEDNLIGSGGTGKVYRLDLKKNGPTVAVKQLWKGNRVKVMTAEMEILGKIRHKNILKLYACLVKGGSSFLVLEYMTNGNLFQALHRQIKGSWPELDWCQRYRIALGTAKGIAYLHHDCSPPIMHRDIKSTNILLDKDNEPKIADFGVAKIAQESHQVFESSCFAGTHGYIAPELAYSVKVTEKSDVYSFGVVLLELVTGRKAVEEEYGEGKDIVYWVSTHLNDRNNVLEVVDHSLAFDSSVVQEDIIKVLQVAVLCTNKLPSVRPNMRDVVKMLIDADPSASRSPRNFSDKNGKQLFI, encoded by the exons ATGATCATTTTGCCCTTCCCTATGTATCCAATGACGACAAGGTCCTTTCCGTCCCTCCATTTCCGTACTGCCACGCTGCTCTTTTGCTTTTGCTGCTGCTTTTGCTTCTTCCCGCCTTCCCACCCCCTACGGGAGGAAACCCAAGCGCTCCTCGCGTTCAAAAACCATCTTAACGACCCCTACAATGTTCTGGACTCGTGGAAGAGCGATTCAGAATCTCCCTGTAAATTCCTGGGAATCTCATGCGACTCAATTTCCGGACTCGTGACGGGAATCTCGCTCGGCAACAAGTCTCTCTCCGGTGAGATCTCGCCGTCGATCTCCGCCCTCCGGAGTCTAAGATCTCTTGTAATGCCGTCGAATTCTATTTCGGGAAGTCTCCCAGCCAAATTGCGCAGTTGTGACAATCTTAGAGTGTTGAACCTGTCGATGAATGCGATGAGTGGGAGCCTTCCGGATCTTTCTGCTCTGACGAACCTCGAGGTTCTTGATTTGTCGCTGAACAACTTTTCCGGCAAGTTCCCCGCTTGGGTGGGAAATTTAACCCAATTGGTTACACTGGACATTGGTCAGAGTGGATACGAAGAGAGTGAAATTCCAGACGGTCTTGGAAATCTGCAGAACTTGACTGAACTTAACTTTCGTAGTTCGCATTTGAGAGGCGAAATCCCAGAAGCTATTTTTGAATTGAAAGCCTTGCAAACATTGGACTTATCGGACAACAAAATCTCCGGGAAATTACCCAAGTCAATTTCAAACTTGCGAAATCTGAGCAAGATTGAGCTCTTTGATAACAACTTGACAGGAGAAATCCCGGCTGGGCTTGCAGGCCTCACGCTTTTGCGTGAAATTGATCTTTCCAGGAACAATATGTATGGAAAATTGCCGGAGGAGATTGGAAACCTAGAGAATCTGGCGGTTTTCCAATTATATCAGAACAACTTCTCTGGAGAACTACCCTCCGGCTTTGGAAATTTGCAGCATCTCATTGGGTTTTCCATCTACAAGAACAGTTTCTCAGGGCAATTCCCTGCCAACTTTGGCCGATTCTCACCGCTAGTGAGCATAGACATATCAGAGAATCAATTTTCAGGTCGCTTCCCGAAGTTCTTGTGTGAAAGCAACAAGTTACAATACTTCCTTGCTCTGGGGAACAATTTTTCCGGGGAACTTCCAGGCTCCTATGCCTACTGTAAGTCTGTTGTGAGGTTCAGGATCAATAAAAACAATCTCTCTGGAAAGATTCCGGATGGGGTTTGGGCATTGCCAAATGCACAAATAATAGATTTTAGTGATAATGCTTTTAGTGGAGAGATGTCTCCATCTGTTGGGATTTCTGCCACCCTGAATACGTTGTTTTTGGATAACAACCAGTTTTCTGGTGCACTTCCAAAAGAACTTGGCAATCTCGCAATGTTAGAGAAACTCGATTTCAGTAATAATAGATTCTCTGGCAGCATTCCTTATGAATTTGGTGCTTTAAAGCATTTAACGTCTTTACACTTGGAAGAAAATTCATTGACAGGATCAATACCAGCAAAACTGGGTCAATGTAATAGGTTGGTAGACTTAAACCTTGCGGGGAATTCACTCAGTGGTAAGATCCCAGCTTCAATATCAGAGATGAGCGCTCTGAACTCTCTGAATTTATCTGGAAACAAAATTACAGGTTCAATTCCAGAAAATTTAGCACAATTGAAGTTAAGTTCCATTGACTTGTCTGAAAACCAATTATTAGGAAGAGTTCCATACGATCTTCTGGCCATGGGAGGGGTCCAAGCATTTCTTGGGAACAGGGGACTCTGTATTGATCTAAATTCAAGAACCCCCACTAATCCTATGATGAAGATTTGCAATGGAAAGCATGGACATCAAAGGgttgttgaagataagctggttTTGTTCTGCATCATATTGTCTGCCTTGGTTGTTATTTTGGCTGCTTCGTTGTTCATGAGTTGCAGGCGTTTCAAAATGAGTGAAACTTTCTTAGAAAATGATATGGAAGGCGAGAAGGAAATAGATCTGAAGTTAAAACTTCAGTGTTTCCACCAAGTGGAATTGGAGGCAGATGAAATATGTAATTTGGAGGAAGATAATTTGATTGGGAGTGGAGGTACAGGAAAAGTTTATCGATTGGATTTGAAGAAAAATGGTCCTACAGTGGCTGTAAAGCAACTTTGGAAGGGAAATCGAGTAAAGGTTATGACAGCAGAAATGGAAATTTTAGGGAAGATCAGGCATAAGAATATATTGAAGCTTTATGCTTGTTTAGTGAAAGGGGGGTCCAGTTTTTTGGTGTTGGAGTACATGACAAATGGTAACTTGTTTCAGGCACTTCACAGACAGATCAAGGGTAGCTGGCCAGAATTGGATTGGTGTCAGAGATATAGGATTGCTCTGGGAACTGCAAAAGGGATAGCCTATCTTCACCATGATTGCTCTCCTCCTATCATGCACAGAGATATAAAATCTACAAACATTTTGCTCGACAAGGATAATGAGCCAAAAATTGCTGATTTTGGGGTTGCCAAGATTGCGCAAGAGTCTCATCAGGTTTTTGAATCTAGCTGTTTTGCTGGCACTCATGGTTACATTGCTCCTG AGCTCGCGTATAGCGTTAAAGTGACGGAGAAGAGCGATGTGTATAGTTTTGGGGTGGTGCTATTGGAATTAGTAACAGGTAGAAAAGCAGTAGAAGAGGAATATGGAGAAGGAAAGGATATTGTGTATTGGGTATCAACTCATCTGAATGACCGGAACAATGTTCTTGAAGTTGTGGACCACAGCTTGGCATTTGATTCTTCTGTGGTCCAAGAAGACATCATCAAGGTCCTGCAGGTGGCTGTTCTCTGTACCAACAAGCTCCCATCCGTGCGCCCCAATATGAGAGACGTGGTAAAAATGCTTATTGATGCTGATCCTTCTGCTAGTAGGTCTCCCCGCAATTTTTCTGATAAAAATGGGAAGCAGCTCTTTATCTAG